The Dryobates pubescens isolate bDryPub1 chromosome 41, bDryPub1.pri, whole genome shotgun sequence genome includes a region encoding these proteins:
- the LOC128899177 gene encoding MAGE-like protein 2, with protein sequence MRRCLHQSLPPACQDTVPTKCPLLYPARHPALPSWHSMLCISQRAPPCAPLQQLMPPSLCQQRVPPCAPLQQLMPPSLCQQRVPPCAPLQQLMPPSLCQQRVPPCAPLQQLMPSSLCQQRVPPCAPLQQLMSPSLCQQRVPPCAPLQQLMPPSLCQQRVPPCDPRRQPLPECVPQGLLQPPSVPLCVASCVPRWRRAPSGVPQELRVTQGVPQPRRARSGVPQELRVTQGVPQPRRARSGVPQELRVTQGVPQPRRAPSGVPQELRVTQGVPQPRCATEGVPQELRVTQGVPQPRRARSGVPQELRVTQGVPQPRRAPSGAPQELRVTQGVPQPRCATEGAPRQRCASCVPAGPPQQQGGTGPVPSGVPRRRAPGSGSCQAASAGAPQRPCATPGVPQQGASRWVPKWMPQQQGASKCASQECATHCAPELCVTKCVPQRLCATQCVPELCVTKCAPQQCATQCVPQQQCATQCVPELCVPQCVPQQQCATQCVPELCVPQQMCATQCVPELCVTKCAPQQCATQCVPQRQCATQCVPELCVTKCAPQECVTQCVPQRQCATQCVPELCVPQCVPQQQCATQWMPQQGATQCVPQRHCATQCVPELCVTKCAPQECVTQCVPQHMSATQCVPELCVTKCVPQRLCATQCVPQQQCATQCVPELCVTKCVPLRSQCAPQLCAPQQCAPQLCAPQLCAPQQCAPQLCAPQLCAPQQQCQAGAVKLSSLSKRYCSAPKGPWQEALFVAGYPEQAEEPLMALPEQHPPARMPPSARPRRPQSLLPRRTEERRQSPSQDGA encoded by the exons ATGCGGCGCTGCCTCCACCAGAGCCTCCCCCCGGCCTGCCAGGACACTGTGCCCACCAAGTGCCCACTGCTGTACCCTGCCAgacacccagcactgccctcctGGCACTCCATGCTCTGCATCTCCCAGCGAGCGCCCCCCTgcgcccccctgcagcagctgatgccccccagcctgtgccagcagcgaGTGCCCCCCTgcgcccccctgcagcagctgatgccccccagcctgtgccagcagcgaGTGCCCCCCTgcgcccccctgcagcagctgatgccccccagcctgtgccagcagcgaGTGCCCCCCTgcgcccccctgcagcagctgatgccctccagcctgtgccagcagcgtGTGCCCCCCTgcgcccccctgcagcagctgatgtcccccagcctgtgccagcagcgaGTGCCCCCCTgcgcccccctgcagcagctgatgccccccagcctgtgccagcagcgtGTGCCCCCCTGCGACCCCCGGCGGCAGCCCCTGCCCGAGTGTGTGCCCCAGGGCCTCCTGCAGCCGCCCTCGGTGCCCCTCTGCGTTGCCAGCTGCGTGCCCCGCTGGCGCCGTGCCCCCTCGGGGGTGCCACAGGAGCTGCGTGTGACCCAGGGGGTGCCCCAGCCGCGCCGTGCCCGCTCGGGGGTGCCACAGGAGCTGCGTGTGACCCAGGGGGTGCCCCAGCCGCGCCGTGCCCGCTCGGGGGTGCCACAGGAGCTGCGTGTGACCCAGGGGGTGCCCCAGCCGCGCCGTGCCCCCTCGGGGGTGCCACAGGAGCTGCGTGTGACCCAGGGGGTGCCCCAGCCGCGCTGTGCCACCGAGGGGGTGCCACAGGAGCTGCGTGTGACCCAGGGGGTGCCCCAGCCGCGCCGTGCCCGCTCGGGGGTGCCACAGGAGCTGCGTGTGACCCAGGGGGTGCCCCAGCCGCGCCGTGCCCCCTCGGGGGCGCCACAGGAGCTGCGTGTGACCCAGGGGGTGCCCCAGCCGCGCTGTGCCACCGAGGGGGCGCCGCGGCAGCGCTGTGCCAGCTGCGTGCCCGCcggccccccccagcagcagggcggcACCGGACCTGTGCCCAGCGGCGTGCCCCGGCGGCGTGCCCCCGGCTCCggctcctgccaggctgccagcgcTGGCGCCCCCCAGCGGCCCTGCGCCACCCCCGGTGTGCCACAGCAAGGGGCCAGCAGGTGGGTGCCCAAGTggatgccacagcagcagggtgccagcAAGTGTGCCTCTCAGGAGTGTGCCACCCACTGTGCCCCAGAGCTGTGTGTGACCAAATGTGTGCCCCAGAGGCTGTGTGCCACCCAGTGTGTGCCAGAGCTGTGTGTGACCAAGTGTGCCCCTCAGCAGTGTGCCACCCAGtgtgtgccccagcagcagtgtgccacCCAGTGTGTGCCAGAGCTGTGTGTGCCCCAGtgtgtgccccagcagcagtgtgccacCCAGTGTGTGCCAGAGCTGTGTGTGCCCCAGCAGATGTGTGCCACCCAGTGTGTGCCAGAGCTGTGTGTGACCAAGTGTGCCCCTCAGCAGTGTGCCACCCAGTGTGTGCCCCAGAGGCAGTGTGCCACCCAGTGTGTGCCAGAGCTGTGTGTGACCAAGTGTGCCCCTCAGGAGTGTGTCACCCAGTGTGTGCCCCAGAGGCAGTGTGCCACCCAGTGTGTGCCAGAGCTGTGTGTGCCCCAGtgtgtgccccagcagcagtgtgccacCCAGTGGATGCCACAGCAGGGTGCCACCCAGTGTGTGCCCCAGAGGCACTGTGCCACCCAGTGTGTGCCAGAGCTGTGTGTGACCAAGTGTGCCCCTCAGGAGTGTGTCACCCAGTGTGTGCCCCAGCACATGAGTGCCACCCAGTGTGTGCCAGAGCTGTGTGTGACCAAATGTGTCCCCCAGAGGCTGTGTGCCACCCAGtgtgtgccccagcagcagtgtgccacCCAGTGTGTGCCAGAGCTGTGTGTGACCAAGTGTGTGCCCCTCAGGAGT cagtgtgccccccagctgtgtgccccccagcagtgtgccccccagctgtgtgccccccagctgtgtgccccccagcagtgtgccccccagctgtgtgccccccagctgtgtgccccccagcagcagtgccaggcaggagcagtgaagctctccagcctctccaagaggtactgctcagcacccaagggaccctggcaggag